From a region of the Lactuca sativa cultivar Salinas chromosome 4, Lsat_Salinas_v11, whole genome shotgun sequence genome:
- the LOC128133617 gene encoding 3beta-hydroxysteroid-dehydrogenase/decarboxylase-like, with translation MAELESPLASMTKVYALTIERDTLHREQNKRSDATALLKEKDNIITQVMEEGEKLSKKQAIQESTIRKLRAQAEENKVENLKSTKAATEKLLNLCEQDLLVPSLAAARAGKSKFIIGDGTNMYDFTYVENVAHAHVCAERALASDGSASKRAAGEAYFITNMQPIKFWEFISLILVGLGFEWYILDFWFVFKFAGQESRFLHLLQ, from the exons ATGGCTGAACTTGAATCTCCACTGG CTTCAATGACTAAGGTTTATGCTCTTACAATCGAAAGGGATACGCTACATAGAGAGCAAAATAAAAGAAGTGATGCCACTGCGCTTCTAAAGGAAAAGGATAACATAATCACTCAAGTTATGGAAGAGG GTGAAAAGCTTTCAAAGAAACAAGCTATTCAAGagtctacaataagaaaactACGGGCACAG GCTGAAGAGAACAAAGTGGAAAATTTAAAGAGTACGAAAGCAGCCACAGAGAAACTGCT AAACCTATGTGAACAAGAT TTGCTTGTTCCATCTTTAGCTGCAGCAAGGGCAGGGAAATCAAAG TTTATTATAGGGGATGGAACAAACATGTATGATTTCACATATGTTGAGAATGTTGCACATGCTCATGTATGTGCTGAAAGAGCTCTAGCTTCAGATGGATCTGCCTCAAAGAGAGCTGCAGGAGAG GCTTACTTTATAACGAATATGCAACCAATAAAATTTTGGGAGTTCATATCACTTATTCTTGTTGGGCTTGGGTTTGAATGGTATATTCttgatttttggtttgttttcaaG TTTGCAGGCCAAGAATCAAGATTCCTGCATCTATTGCAATaa